In Camelina sativa cultivar DH55 chromosome 16, Cs, whole genome shotgun sequence, a single window of DNA contains:
- the LOC104753390 gene encoding uncharacterized protein LOC104753390, whose product MKKEPGGAEKLKKKNRREALVKSLENGIFRYFKKSETFDESVGNNDRGEGNDHVKDDGVDENIADFQREEIVVETENVNVVNEEGLNEKQEDKTKDEKGEGLRENLGFVDMYDPGNWKGIKKGWNEWRDFMVVQGPTQRLPMDFHFPKDESRLEKNQTIDKYAQDEMKKDRIHWRQVLLRIISVVKTLAKQNLAFCGSNGKIGDDNNGNFLSFIEMLADFDPVMIEHLRRYKDGETHCHYLSNNIQNELIALLANEKDFFLTFLKVDDTSGEGLFCELQDVLAVFGLKIDDARGQGYDNGSTMKGKHKGVQKRLLEINPRVFYTPCGCHSLNLALCDMANTSPKAVSFFGIIQRISCFFTSSNKRLKIFEDKVGGLTLKSLSHTRWESHVESVKAICFQAPKIMDALVYIAENSDDPKEQSEA is encoded by the exons ATGAAGAAAGAACCGGGTGGagcagaaaaattaaaaaagaagaatcgaAGAGAAGCACTCGTGAAATCTCTAGAGAATGGTATATTCAGGTATTtcaaaaaatctgaaacttttGATGAATCTGTAGGAAATAATGATAGAGGAGAAGGAAATGATCATGTCAAAGATGATGGAGTGGATGAGAATATAGCTGATTTTCAGAGAGAAGAAATAGTTGTTGAGACAGAGAATGTGAATGTAGTGAATGAGGAGGGATTGAATGAGAAACAAGAGGATAAGACTAAAGATGAAAAGGGTGAGGGTCTGAGGGAGAATTTGGGATTCGTGGATATGTATGATCCTGGAAACTGGAAAGGCATAAAGAAAGGATGGAATGAATGGAGAGATTTTATGGTTGTACAAGGTCCGACACAAAGATTGCCAATGGATTTTCATTTTCCAAAAGATG AGTCGAGGCTGGAGAAAAATCAGACCATTGATAAATATGCTCAAGATGAAATGAAGAAAGATAGAATTCATTGGAGACAAGTTTTGCTTAGGATAATTTCTGTGGTTAAAACTCTTGCTAAACAGAATCTAGCATTTTGTGGGAGCAATGGAAAGATTGGAGATGATAATAATGGAAATTTCTTAAGTTTCATTGAGATGCTTGCTGATTTTGATCCGGTGATGATAGAACATCTTAGAAGATATAAAGATGGTGAAACTCATTGTCATTATCTCAGCAACAACATTCAAAATGAGTTGATAGCTTTGTTAGCTAATGAGAAAGACTTTTTCTTGACATTTTTGAAAGTTGATGATACATCTGGAGAAGGACTTTTCTGTGAGCTTCAAGATGTCTTGGCTGTTTTTGGGTTAAAAATTGATGATGCTAGGGGTCAAGGTTATGATAATGGCTCGACCATGAAGGGAAAACATAAAGGAGTGCAGAAAAGGTTACTTGAGATCAATCCAAGGGTGTTTTACACACCTTGTGGTTGCCACAGTCTTAATCTTGCACTTTGTGATATGGCAAACACTTCTCCAAAGGCAGTATCATTTTTTGGAATCATTCAGCgaatttcttgtttctttacaTCTTCAAACAAGCGATTGAAAATATTTGAGGATAAGGTGGGAGGTCTAACACTTAAGTCTTTGTCACATACTCGATGGGAGAGTCATGTTGAAAGTGTTAAGGCAATATGCTTTCAAGCTCCCAAAATCATGGATGCTTTAGTTTACATTGCTGAGAATAGTGATGATCCGAAAGAACAAAGTGAAGCTTAA
- the LOC104753391 gene encoding uncharacterized protein LOC104753391 translates to MMHGDACRPPSPVPDSLRGRIPDGDSEETFLSCFRDSRDDKQKKETGRLIVDRLIVDRLIMNNSQGPGENIGSSSAAAGSYSRVKAHLLGIKNVGILACKKVRMSEKVDMQRLENEFEERKKESGKKEVSLPCETNYAFKKRKSSFSPIERAFGIAARDQLDQEIARMFYTGGVAFNLARNPHYHRSYQFAAATNIDGYVPPGYNKLRTTLLQKERNHVESLLVPLKSTWNEKGVSIVSDGWSDPTRKPLINFISVSGNAPLFMKAVDCAGEVKDKFFISNLMKEVINEVGHQKIVQIITDNAANCKAAGEIIECTYPHIYWTPCVVHTLNLALKNICAARNVESNSETYDACNWITNVHGDALAIKHFIMNHSMILAIFSKFSPLKLLAVVDTRFASIVVMLKRLKLIKTGLQSMVISEQWSTYRDDDIGKANFVKEKLLDDDWWDKVTYIIDFARPIYDMIRYCDTNKPCLHLVYEMWDSMIEKVKAEIYKKEGLQGSEYSLFFDVVYDILVARWAKNNTPLHCLAHSLNPRMKCFQRLFPSSEDHTKVMNEYALFSTKSGHFQDLICILGMENMEPMNWWVNFGAKTPLLQTLAFRLLGQPSSSSCAERNWSTYSFIHSLRRNRLTTSRAEDLVYIHNNLRLLSRNTDEYQNEKTKQWDVGGDESDIQAEAGIMELSNLSLDDPDFENQFLNN, encoded by the exons ATGATGCACGGGGACGCCTGTCGACCACCGTCTCCCGTCCCGGATTCGTTACGGGGACGGATACCTGACGGAGACAGCGAAGAAACGTTTCTCAGCTGTTTTAGAGACAGCAGGGACGACAAGCAGAAAAAGGAAACGGGAAG ACTGATCGTTGATAGACTGATCGTTGATAGACTGATC ATGAACAATTCTCAAGGACCGGGTGAGAATATTGGTAGTAGTAGTGCTGCCGCTG GTTCATATTCTCGGGTTAAAGCTCACTTGCTTGGAATAAAAAATGTTGGAATCTTAGCATGTAAGAAAGTACGAATGAGTGAAAAGGTTGACATGCAAAGGCTGGAAAACGAGTTTGAGGAGAGGAAAAAAGAGTCTGGAAAAAAAGAAGTGTCTTTGCCTTGTGAGACGAATTATgctttcaagaagaggaagtctAGTTTTTCACCTATTGAAAGAGCATTTGGAATTGCAGCCAGAGACCAGTTGGATCAAGAAATCGCCAGAATGTTTTACACCGGAGGTGTGGCTTTTAATCTAGCAAGGAATCCACATTATCATAGGTCATATCAGTTTGCTGCTGCCACTAACATTGATGGTTATGTGCCTCCTGGTTATAACAAGTTGAGGACGACTTTGctacagaaagaaagaaaccatgTTGAGAGTTTATTAGTACCGCTTAAGTCAACATGGAATGAAAAAGGGGTGTCCATTGTGTCAGATGGTTGGAGTGATCCTACAAGAAAGCcacttattaattttattagtgTTTCAGGAAATGCTCCTCTGTTTATGAAAGCTGTGGATTGTGCTGGGGAAGTGAAAGATAAGTTCTTCATCTCTAATTTGATGAAAGAAGTTATAAATGAAGTGGGTCATCAAAAAATTGTGCAAATCATCACTGACAATGCAGCAAACTGTAAGGCGGCTGGAGAGATTATTGAGTGTACTTATCCTCACATTTATTGGACACCTTGTGTGGTACACACTCTTAATCTTGCTTTAAAGAATATCTGTGCGGCAAGGAATGTGGAATCAAATTCTGAAACATATGATGCATGCAATTGGATAACAAATGTTCATGGGGATGCTCTTGCAATCAAACATTTTATCATGAACCACAGCATGATACTAGCAATATTCAGTAAGTTCTCTCCTCTTAAGTTACTTGCAGTGGTTGATACTCGTTTCGCTTCCATTGTTGTGATGCTTAAGAGATTGAAGCTTATCAAAACTGGCCTCCAGTCCATGGTTATAAGTGAGCAGTGGTCTACTTATAGAGATGATGACATAGGAAAAGCGAACTTTGTTAAGGAGAAACTTTTGGATGATGACTGGTGGGATAAAGTCACTTATATTATTGATTTCGCTAGGCCAATCTATGATATGATTAGATATTGTGATACCAATAAACCATGCCTTCACTTGGTATATGAGATGTGGGATTCCATGATTGAGAAGGTGAAAGCTGAGATATACAAGAAAGAAGGACTTCAAGGATCTGAATATAGTCTcttttttgatgttgtttatgATATCTTGGTGGCTCGTTGGGCAAAGAATAACACTCCTCTACATTGTTTAGCTCACTCTCTAAATCCAAG GATGAAATGTTTCCAGAGATTGTTTCCTAGTAGTGAAGATCATACTAAGGTGATGAATGAGTATGCATTATTCTCGACGAAGAGTGGTCATTTTCAggatttgatatgcattttgggGATGGAGAATATGGAACCTATGAACTGGTGGGTAAACTTTGGTGCTAAAACTCCTCTCCTCCAGACACTGGCTTTTAGACTTCTTGGACAACCtagctcttcttcttgtgctGAACGCAATTGGAGTACTTACTCGTTCATCCACTCACTCAGAAGAAACAGATTGACTACAAGTCGTGCTGAAGACTTGGTTTACATCCACAACAATTTGCGGCTTCTATCAAGAAATACTGATgaatatcaaaatgaaaagacCAAGCAGTGGGATGTTGGTGGAGATGAAAGTGATATTCAAGCTGAAGCAGGAATTATGGAGTTATCAAATCTTTCATTAGATGATCCGGATTTTGAAAATCAATTCCTcaataattag